GGTAAATCGGCTCATGGCGCTTATCCCTGGTTCAGCACAGACCCCATCGTAGTTTCGGCACAGATCATCAATAACCTGCAAACTATCGTCAGCCGGAATGTCAATATTACGGAGAACCCTGCCGTAGTTACCATTGGCGCTATCAACGGCGGCACACGCCACAATATTATCCCCGAAAAAGTGGAAATGGTGGGTACGCTACGCGCGCTTAGCACGGCCGACGAAAAGCTTTTGATAGAACGTGTAAAACAAATTGCTACCAAAACAGCTGAAGCCAATGGCGCGGTAGCCGACGTTGCGATACCTTTTAGCGTACACTACCCGGTAACCTATAACGACCCGGCGCTGACCGCTAAAATGCTGCCAACCCTACAGCGTACCGCAGGGCCATCAAATGCTGTGGCGGGACCGGCGGTTACAGGCGGCGAGGACTTTAGCTTTTACCAGGAAAAAGTGCCGGGATTGTTTGTGTTCCTGGGTGGCATGCCCAAAGGCGCCGACCCAAAAACTGTGGCGCCAAACCATACGCCTGATTTTTTTATAGATGAAAGCGCTTTTCCGCTGGGAGTGAAAACTTTGTGCAACCTGACGTTGGATTACATGGATATGAAAAATTAAAAAATTAGTTATATTTATCCCGCTGCTGGCATGAAACGTTTTCTGACTGTTTTATTCTCTGTTCCGTTCGCTGCGCTGGTTTTTTCACAAGCGGGGTATGCCGGTATTAAAACAACTGCGGCTCATAACGCTGTAGATTCGGCCGCAACCCGGAAAATCGTTATCGGCATCATCAATACGGTTATCAATGCGTCGGGCACATTCGATGTAAAAGCTATTTCCGATTTTTATACCCCCAATGCCCTTGTGGCCGATGAGGAGCCGCCGTTCTCATGGAACGGTCCTACTGCAGGCGTGCAATGGGTAAATACCGTTGAAAAAACCTGCAAAGATCTTAGGATCAAAAAGCTGAAAGGCCGCATGGGCCGCATCAGCGTTTACCTGCAATCGGAAGAAAGCGTGTATGTGATCGTGCCTGTCAGCTATGTTGGCGAGATCAAGGACCAGTCCTTCGAGGAAGACGGCGCATTCACCTTTGTCTTCAGGCTGGTGAACGATAAATGGCTAATTAAAAGCCAGGTGTGGGTGTCGAGGAAGGGAATGTAATTTTTCAGTTGTAAGCCATAAAACTTATCTTTACTTGTAGAGATCAGCTTCGTTTCTTTCACTCTTCGCACAGCAATGAAAAAAATTATTTTATCGCTATTCGCAATACTTTCATTATTGGGTGCATTTGGACAGGAGAAGGACCTTGGGAAAATTGCAGATAGTATAAAAAGCGAGGGCGTAGCCCTTTACAAATCCGAATGGGCGTCCTGGTACGGAACTGATATTTTTACAGAAAAATGCCAGGCAAGAAGAGCAATTGCCGGCGGATATATTTCATACGATACGGGCGAAGCTTTGGTTAACGTCTTCTTTTCAAAAGGGCCCGAGCCAAAAATTTTATCGACGATCACATTCGGCTATGGCTTTGATCCAAAGGAGTATAAATTAGACACGGCGAACAGGGATTTTTCAAATCCCGAAAAGGAACTATACACGATCAGGCAAAACGCGATAGCCAGGATCAACAAGGACACACTTTTTAAAACGTATAGCAACACCGAGCTGAACCCCGTTCCGCTTATCCGAAACGGCGTAAAAAAAGTATATGTTCTGACCGGAACCGACGCGACCGGCGTAGTGCTTTTTGGGAATGATTACCGGGTCGATTTTGATGACAACAACAATGTAACTTCAGTCAAAAAATTACACAAGGGATTGATCCCTGCCAGGTTCAGCAACGATACGTCAAAACAAACGCAGATCCAACTGGCTTCGATGCATACGCACCTGCCAAAATATGATCAATTTATCACATCAACCGACATTTGCACGCTGATGTTATATGAAAAATTCACAACCTGGAATCAATGTGTCGTCATGTCAAAAAATTACACGTCCATTTGGGATTGTAAAAGAAATCAATTGATCATTTTGACAACCGAAGCATGGAAAAAAATGAATCCGTTGAAAAATGCTCTTGAAAATAATTCACATTAATATTTCCCTTTGCCCAATCTCCTCTTTATCTGCAGCAAAAACCAATGGCGCAGCCCGACGGCCGAACTTTTGTTTAAAAACCATCCTGTTCATAAAGCACGTTCCGCCGGAACAAGCGATAAGGCGCGTATCCGTGTCAGCCAGAAATTGATTGATTGGGCCGATGTGATATTTTTCATGGAGCGCCGGCATAAGGAAATGGTCGCAGAACGTTTTGGCTTGGCCGGCAAAAAAATCATCGTTTTGGACATTGAAGATGATTACCCGTTTAACGACCCGGAGCTTATCGGCATCCTGAAATCGGCCCTGATCGACTATCTGTAGACTTTTCTTACTTTTGCGACATGGAACAAACAGAGCAAAAACAACAATTGAAACAGGTACAATTTATTTTCTGGCTAAACCTGGCCTTGGCGCTGTTTTCGTTTTCGATATTTATCAAATCTCTCAACAGCGATATCTCGTGGAAAATGATCTGTTCAGGCGCCGGCTTTGTGCTGTTGCTTGGGCTGACAACGGCTCTTTTTTTCAGGATGATGAAGCT
Above is a window of Mucilaginibacter ginsenosidivorans DNA encoding:
- a CDS encoding low molecular weight protein tyrosine phosphatase family protein — encoded protein: MPNLLFICSKNQWRSPTAELLFKNHPVHKARSAGTSDKARIRVSQKLIDWADVIFFMERRHKEMVAERFGLAGKKIIVLDIEDDYPFNDPELIGILKSALIDYL